Below is a genomic region from Deltaproteobacteria bacterium.
AGCCGTCCTCCCTGCATCTCAAGCAGATTCCCACCCTGAGTCGGTCCCACAAAGGCGGTAGTTTTCACTGTCCCGAGAGGGGTTGGGATGAGAAAGTTTTTTTCGAGAGAACCATGAAGAGGGTACGAGAGTTCCTTTTCCAGCCGTTTAAGAGTTTGAACAAGAAAAGAAGCGAGATTGGGGATCTGTCCGTTCTGGGCAATCAGATGATAGAGATGATTTGGTTGGCGTTTCTTCAACTCCTCTAACGAATGAAGTGGCGAGAGGATTTCGTTCCAGGGCTGATGAGGGTAGCGTGTCGGGTCAGAGGCGATATCCCAGGCGCCCGAATGAAGGGCGGTCGCTCCAGGACGCCCTCCGATAACGGTGACCGTGGCCCCTTGTGACACCACTTCGATGGCCGCCGAGATCGCGGCAATCCCTGACCCAATGATGGCAACATGAGTCGTCATTGATTTCCCAAATCCAGCACACCTTTATATATCATCTGAAGCATCTCCTCCTGCGCGAGCAGCGGTTGTGAGGCGGTGCTCTTGCAGCAGAGCAGTGTCGACCGCGCCTTCCACGATTCCTCCAGAAAATTTTTCAGTTCACGTATCGGATCATGAGGATTCAGAATTTCGAGGGAAGGGAGCAGGCATTGAGATCCCTGACAGGGGCCTTTTGCGAGGGAAGTGCGTCTCTGAAGATCACCCAAAGTCTTCGCCATCTCCTCTTCCACCGCATAGCGGATCTCGGCTGCCGTGATCGGTTCACACGGACAGAGGATCCTTTTCTCTTCCGGTCTTTCTTTTGTTGGCGTGAGAACGGTTGAGGTGAGGGCTCCATGTCGTGTCAAGAGGCGCTCGGCGACGTAAGGATGGAGGTCAAATTCCTTCGAGATGGTATCGGGTGTCGGAAGGTTCTCGCCCCCTGGCAAGGGAACGAGATGGGTGGAGCAGGCGGACCAATGATTTAATTTTTCGCAAATCTTGTCCGTCGCCTCCTCGGCCATCTGTCGGTAGGCCGCCAATTTCCCGCCAGCCATCGAGAGGATCCCTTTGACCCCGTCCTCTTTTTCGTGATCAAAAATCCGGTGATCTCGTGACAGCGCACTCTCATAGACCCCATCTCCAAAAAGGGTGGGACGGACTCCGCGTGTCGTGCTGATCACGCGGGCCTTCCGGATTTCGGGATAGGTCTTCTCCATCCCTTGCAAGAGATACTCTACTTCATCCTCGGTGACAGAAATATTATCCGGATCTCCATAAAAATCGTCGTCAGTGGTTCCAAGCAGCGTGAAATTTTCATGTGGGTTGATAAAAATCTCTCGACCATCGATGCACTGGGAGACGACGGCGACATTTGTGATCCTTCGATCCAGGATCAGGTGAATTCCTTTTGAGGGGCGGAGCTTTATCTGAAGATCGGCCATGGCAGCAAACCGTGGAGTCCAGGGGCCAGTGGCATTGAAGAGAATCGACGAGCGGTATTCGGATTCGTCTCCAAGCATACAGTCTCGAGCGGTAAGGCCGATGACGACATCCCCCTCGCGGATAATTTTAGTGACTTCTGTATGATTTCTTATCGTTGCCCCATGCTTTTGGGCATCGAGGGCATTCAGGAGGCAGAGCCTTTCCGTATCAATTCCCCATTCGTCGAAGGTGACCGAACCGACGATCTCTTTTGAGACACAAGGTTCAAGCTCCCAGGTTTCCTCTTTGGAGAGACGGGTGTGTGGCTTGCCCCCTTTCAGTTTCGAGTAGGAGTCGTACGCCTGGAAGAAGGTTTCGACGAGACTCAGTCGGATCCGTTGTTTGATGAAGTTCTTTTTCCCTTTTGTCACTGGATAGAGGAAAGGGATCCGGAAGCAGAGGTGCGGGGCGATCTTTCGGATATAGCCGGCATCTTGCGAAGAGAGCTTTGTGGTCTTCGGGTCGCTCAGGAGGTAGCGGGGACCGCCGTGGATCATCCCCGACGAGGCGCCGGTCGTGCCGGCGGCGAAGTCATTTTTTTCGAGGAGCAGCGTTTTGAAACCGCGCATCGCACAATCACGCGCAATACCGGTGCCGTTGCAACCACCGCCGACGACAATGACGTCAAAGGATTCTGGCATTCAAAAACTCCTGATAAAACAGTCCGTAACGCAACCCCCGGTCACTCACAATGACAAAATGAGCACCCAGTTTTTCCATCACCGCCTTCAGGATCAGGGCGCCAGCCAAGAGCGTGTCTTCGCGTCCCGGGACCATTCCGGGCGTCATGCGTAATGCATCATGTGTCATGCGACGGAACATTGAGATCATTTGATCAAGTTCTTTCATTGAAATTTGGGATCCTTGGATTTTTGAGGGATCCCAGATCGCAAGTTTCTGATTTATGGAGGAGAGGGTGGTGGCTGTTCCAGCCAAGGCGACGAGGGTGACAGAGGAGGGGCGGGTGACCCGCCCCAATTGGGACAGAATTATTTCATCAATTTCCAAAATCTCACTTTCAGTCGGGGGGGCATGCCTCAAATGCCTCTCCGTCAACACCACCGTTCCCAGCTCCAGGCTGACTCCGCCCTCTTTTGAAATGATCTCCGTACTTCCACCGCCGATGTCGAGTGTCACCAAGTTTTGATAGCGATCCCCTCCGCCGAAGGCGGATCCGCCTTCGGCGGAAAAATCATGTTCAACCGATAGATACGAGAGCCCCGCCTCTTCCTCTCCCGAGATGATCCTCGTCTCCCACCCGAATCTTTTTTGGATCTCGGAGATAAATTCTTGTCCGTTTTGTGCCTTTCGAAACGCAGCGGTCCCGACACAGATAATTTTTTTTACATGATGTTTCTCACAGAGGGTGTTGTATTCCTCGAGCGCTTGTAAGGTCCGTTTCATCGCGGATGGCAGAAAGGATTCGGATTGATGGAGCCCCTCGCCGAGGCGGGTGATTCGGGCCTGATCGGTCACGATACACACCCCACTTTGAAAAAGGGGGGCCGGGGGGGATTTCTTTATCGAGGGAGGTGAGGGCAAATCAGCAATCAGCAAGAGAACAGAATTTGTCCCGATATCAATCGTTGCAAACATCACTTAAACCAGGGAGACCAATCAGGCTGTCTCGATTCAATGCGCGGCCCGACATGGATCTGATTCGACCCATCCTCGCGCATGATGAAGATTTGGGAGGGGCCGTTGCGGGTGGAGGCAAATGTAATATACCGGCCGTTGGGGGCCCAGGAGGGGCTTTCATTATTTCCCGATTCACTTGTGAGACGCTGGATCATCGAGCCGTCGCTATTCATGATGAAAAGGTCCCAGACCCCCTGATCCCTTCCTTGAAAGACAATCTTATCTCCGCGAGGGGACCAGTCCGGGTTGTCATTGTGATAGCCGACGAAGGTCAGCCGGCGGACCTGCCTCCCTGAAGAATCGGCTCGAAAGATGTGGAGTCGCCCCGCGCGCTCTGAGGCGAAGACAAAGGCCCGCCCGTCAGGAGAGAGCGAAGGATTGATATCAATCCCAAAACTATCGGTGAGTTGCTGAAGGACCTTCCCCTTAAGATTCAGGAGGAAGAGATCGGCGTCTCCCGACATTCCCATTGCAACAGCCAGCTGTCCCTTCGGTGTCCAGGTCGGTGAGAGATTGATCCCTCCGGTTGCTGTGACCTGTTCCGGTTCTCCCCCTGCCGTAAGCACAAAGATCTCCGGATTTTCTCCGGACTTAAAAGTGGTGTAGGCGATCTGTTTTCCAGAGGGAGACCAGGCCGGCGAAATGGCGATCGATCGATGACGTGTCAACTGTCGCTGGTTCCCCCCGTCCATATCCATGGAACAGATCTCCTTTTTCTTTCCGATCAGACAAACGAATGCGATCTGTGTGGAAAAAACCCCTCGCTCTCCGGTCAGGGCCTGTAAGATTTCATCAGAGAAATGATGGGCAATAATGCCGATTTCGCTCTCCTTTGCATTGTAGTTTCGACCGACGAGATGCTGGCCCAGAAACGGATCATAAAGGTGGAGAGAGATCTTCGCCCCTTCTTCTGTCAGGCTGTAACTTCCGGTCACGAGCGCTTGGGCCCCAATAAGAGTCCAGGGACCAAATTGGATTGTTGCCGGGTTGGGGGATAGCGCCTCTGGATTGGAAGGATAACTGGACGAGTCGATCAAATCAAAGAGTCCCGAGAGCTCAAGATCATCCCTGATTTTTTTGGTGAGCTGTTGGGACCACGGTTTTGATTTCTTCCCTTCTTCAGGAACAAGATCCGTTACAGCGATCGGAAACCTGTTTTCGGATGGTTGGTCAACAACAATATAAAGACGGGCCTCGCTAGGTTTGGCCGTTAAGAAGAGCAGGATGAAACTCAAAAATAAAACCTTCATGAATCGCTTCCATTTTAAGCCTCTCGGGCGGCGGTTTTAGAGGAGAGGCCTTCATGATAGCCCGCAGGGCAGAGAGATCAAAAGATTCATTTCCCGATCTCTGATCCCAGCGGGTTTCGATCACCTCGCCCCGTTCGTTAATACGGACTATAACCTTACAAATCAATCCTAAACTCGGGCTTCGTGTGTTTAAGGGAGGTATCCACTCCTTCACAATCAGATTGCGCACTTCGAGCGTGTATTGAGCCCTTTCAAGATCATTGGGAGAAGAAAAGGGACCTTGTGTAGAACCATACGGGACACCGCCCTGTGTTCCTTTTACGATCTGGGCTGCCTCAGGTTCGGCCACTTTACGCTTGGTGACCTCTTGCTTGGCGCGTGAAAGGATCTCCTCCATTTTTTTCTCTTCTTCGGTTTTTTCTTTTAGCTTCTTGACCCCCTTCTCCTTTGGTTTTTCATTGGTCTTATAAGTCATCGAAGGGGTCTTTTTTTGTGGTTCTTCTTTTTCCAAAAGAGGTTTTTTTTGCTCCTGGATTGTTGATTTCGGAAGCCACTCTGACTTCTTCATGCTGGTTGCAGGAAGTCCCGTGGCACCCTTTGGGAGATTGATCCAGGTGACTTTTTCATTGCGTCGCGAATAAGGTTTGAATGGCAGGAAAGGGGAGGCGATCAGGAAGATAAAAATTCCTGCATGCAAAATAGCTGACCAAGAGAGGGCTTTGTTGAACGAATAGACCACATTAAGAACCTTTTTTCTCTTTTTCCTCTTCCGTAATCATGCCGACACGTTCAATACCCGATGCCTTGAAGAGGGCGATCGCCTTAACGACGGTACCGTACGGGGTGATCTTATCTGCCCTCAGCAGGAGTTCCTTTTTTTCTCGATGCGAAAAGATCGTCTTCAATTTCTCCTCGATCGTCTTGAGAGTATACGCCTCCGGATCGTCCATAATGAACATCTCCCCCTGCTTGTTCATCGTAATGATAATGTCTTGCTCGCTGATCTGCAAGGCGGGCGCGGTCGCCTCAGGGAGATCGACATCGAGTCCCTGAGAAAGAAGGGGAGCGGTGATCATGAAGATGATGAGCAGGACCAGAACAACATCAACAAATGGAGTGACGTTGATCTCAGAGAGTGTTTGGCCATGCGTATGCGCTTTCATCAGGTGCCGTATTC
It encodes:
- a CDS encoding glycerol-3-phosphate dehydrogenase/oxidase, producing the protein MPESFDVIVVGGGCNGTGIARDCAMRGFKTLLLEKNDFAAGTTGASSGMIHGGPRYLLSDPKTTKLSSQDAGYIRKIAPHLCFRIPFLYPVTKGKKNFIKQRIRLSLVETFFQAYDSYSKLKGGKPHTRLSKEETWELEPCVSKEIVGSVTFDEWGIDTERLCLLNALDAQKHGATIRNHTEVTKIIREGDVVIGLTARDCMLGDESEYRSSILFNATGPWTPRFAAMADLQIKLRPSKGIHLILDRRITNVAVVSQCIDGREIFINPHENFTLLGTTDDDFYGDPDNISVTEDEVEYLLQGMEKTYPEIRKARVISTTRGVRPTLFGDGVYESALSRDHRIFDHEKEDGVKGILSMAGGKLAAYRQMAEEATDKICEKLNHWSACSTHLVPLPGGENLPTPDTISKEFDLHPYVAERLLTRHGALTSTVLTPTKERPEEKRILCPCEPITAAEIRYAVEEEMAKTLGDLQRRTSLAKGPCQGSQCLLPSLEILNPHDPIRELKNFLEESWKARSTLLCCKSTASQPLLAQEEMLQMIYKGVLDLGNQ
- a CDS encoding Ppx/GppA family phosphatase — translated: MFATIDIGTNSVLLLIADLPSPPSIKKSPPAPLFQSGVCIVTDQARITRLGEGLHQSESFLPSAMKRTLQALEEYNTLCEKHHVKKIICVGTAAFRKAQNGQEFISEIQKRFGWETRIISGEEEAGLSYLSVEHDFSAEGGSAFGGGDRYQNLVTLDIGGGSTEIISKEGGVSLELGTVVLTERHLRHAPPTESEILEIDEIILSQLGRVTRPSSVTLVALAGTATTLSSINQKLAIWDPSKIQGSQISMKELDQMISMFRRMTHDALRMTPGMVPGREDTLLAGALILKAVMEKLGAHFVIVSDRGLRYGLFYQEFLNARIL
- the tolB gene encoding Tol-Pal system beta propeller repeat protein TolB — translated: MKVLFLSFILLFLTAKPSEARLYIVVDQPSENRFPIAVTDLVPEEGKKSKPWSQQLTKKIRDDLELSGLFDLIDSSSYPSNPEALSPNPATIQFGPWTLIGAQALVTGSYSLTEEGAKISLHLYDPFLGQHLVGRNYNAKESEIGIIAHHFSDEILQALTGERGVFSTQIAFVCLIGKKKEICSMDMDGGNQRQLTRHRSIAISPAWSPSGKQIAYTTFKSGENPEIFVLTAGGEPEQVTATGGINLSPTWTPKGQLAVAMGMSGDADLFLLNLKGKVLQQLTDSFGIDINPSLSPDGRAFVFASERAGRLHIFRADSSGRQVRRLTFVGYHNDNPDWSPRGDKIVFQGRDQGVWDLFIMNSDGSMIQRLTSESGNNESPSWAPNGRYITFASTRNGPSQIFIMREDGSNQIHVGPRIESRQPDWSPWFK
- a CDS encoding TonB C-terminal domain-containing protein, whose product is MHAGIFIFLIASPFLPFKPYSRRNEKVTWINLPKGATGLPATSMKKSEWLPKSTIQEQKKPLLEKEEPQKKTPSMTYKTNEKPKEKGVKKLKEKTEEEKKMEEILSRAKQEVTKRKVAEPEAAQIVKGTQGGVPYGSTQGPFSSPNDLERAQYTLEVRNLIVKEWIPPLNTRSPSLGLICKVIVRINERGEVIETRWDQRSGNESFDLSALRAIMKASPLKPPPERLKMEAIHEGFIFEFHPALLNGQT
- a CDS encoding ExbD/TolR family protein, with translation MKAHTHGQTLSEINVTPFVDVVLVLLIIFMITAPLLSQGLDVDLPEATAPALQISEQDIIITMNKQGEMFIMDDPEAYTLKTIEEKLKTIFSHREKKELLLRADKITPYGTVVKAIALFKASGIERVGMITEEEKEKKGS